One region of Peribacillus simplex genomic DNA includes:
- a CDS encoding dihydroorotate dehydrogenase electron transfer subunit codes for MIKKERMKVLTHKELAPSIFELTLQGELVSEMKQPGQFVQVKTTEGTEPLLRRPISISSYNSSEKQFTMIYRAEGKGTTLLSQRKQAEAVDILGPLGNGFPVHEAKKGETALLVGGGIGVPPLYQLSKMLVANGVRVIHVLGFQTKSAIFYEKEFSELGDTHIATVDGSYGTKGFVTTVIDNLEQEFATIFSCGPTPMLKALEAGYREKKLYLSLEERMGCGIGACFACVCHTGDDPTGFSYKKVCSDGPVFRAGEVVL; via the coding sequence ATGATCAAGAAGGAAAGAATGAAGGTGTTAACTCATAAAGAACTGGCCCCATCCATCTTTGAACTTACTCTTCAAGGAGAACTGGTTTCAGAGATGAAACAACCAGGCCAGTTTGTCCAAGTCAAGACAACAGAAGGCACAGAGCCATTGTTAAGACGCCCGATTTCAATTTCTTCTTATAACAGCAGTGAAAAACAGTTCACGATGATATACCGGGCTGAAGGTAAAGGAACGACGCTGTTATCACAGCGTAAACAGGCAGAAGCGGTCGATATCTTAGGTCCTCTTGGCAACGGATTCCCTGTTCATGAAGCGAAAAAAGGCGAAACGGCATTATTGGTTGGTGGTGGGATTGGTGTCCCACCCCTGTATCAATTATCAAAGATGTTGGTTGCAAATGGTGTCAGGGTGATCCATGTATTGGGCTTCCAGACCAAGTCAGCCATCTTTTACGAGAAAGAGTTTAGTGAATTAGGTGATACCCATATTGCCACAGTGGATGGTTCATATGGGACAAAGGGATTTGTTACGACTGTGATTGACAACCTGGAACAGGAGTTTGCAACGATCTTTTCATGCGGGCCTACACCAATGCTAAAAGCATTGGAAGCGGGCTATCGTGAAAAAAAGCTTTACCTGTCCCTCGAGGAAAGGATGGGGTGCGGCATCGGTGCTTGCTTTGCCTGCGTATGTCATACAGGGGATGATCCAACTGGTTTCAGTTACAAAAAGGTATGCAGCGATGGACCCGTATTCCGGGCAGGAGAGGTGGTATTATGA
- the carB gene encoding carbamoyl-phosphate synthase large subunit — MPKRTDIKSILVIGSGPIVIGQAAEFDYAGTQACIALKEEGYRVILINSNPATIMTDSEMADAVYIEPITLEFVSKIIRKERPDALLPTLGGQTGLNMAVELAEAGILEECNVQILGTKLSAIQQAEDRDLFRTLMNDLGEPVPDSDIIHNLEEAYTFVERVGYPVIVRPAFTLGGTGGGICDNEEQLIEIVEGGLKSSPVHQCLLEKSIAGCKEVEYEVMRDSNDNAIVVCNMENFDPVGVHTGDSIVAAPSQTLSDREYQMLRNTSLKIIRALKIEGGCNVQLALDPNSYQYYVIEVNPRVSRSSALASKATGYPIAKLAAKIAVGLTLDEMMNPVTGKTYASFEPALDYVVTKIPRWPFDKFESANRRLGTQMKATGEVMAIGRTFEESILKAVRSLEAGIYHLELNDEFEDGKIEKRIRKAGDERLFYIGEALRRGKTIETIHEWSQIDLFFLHKLKKIIDFEKELQEHSFDREVLQKAKELGFSDKTIAEIWEVPEIDVYEYRKQQGIIPVYKMVDTCAAEFESETPYFYGTYEDENESIVTEKKSVIVLGSGPIRIGQGVEFDYATVHSVWAIKEAGYEAIIINNNPETVSTDFSISDKLYFEPLTLEDVMHVIDLEKPEGVIVQFGGQTAINLADGLVERGVKILGTSLEDLDRAENRNKFEKALKDLDIPQPKGKTATSVDEAIVIAEDIGYPVLVRPSYVLGGRAMEIVYKQEELLHYMKNAVKINPDHPVLIDRYLTGKEVEVDGISDGETVIIPGIMEHIERAGVHSGDSIAVYPPQNLTEKQKEVIIDYTTRLAKGLNIIGLLNIQYVISNEEVYVIEVNPRSSRTVPFLSKITNVPMANLATKVILGHSLKSQGYESGLVPEQTGVYVKVPVFSFAKLRGVDISLGPEMKSTGEVMGKDSTLEKALYKGLVASGFKIEGHGSVLLTISDKDKQEALLLAKRFHNIGFKLIATSGTAALLEQSGIPTAIVGKIGEVGTNLLDVIRNGEAQFVINTLTKGKQPERDGFRIRRESVENGVTCLTSLDTAEAILRVIESMTFSAEAMGKTEKSREVSHI; from the coding sequence ATGCCAAAACGCACTGATATAAAAAGCATCCTAGTAATTGGTTCCGGTCCGATCGTCATCGGACAGGCCGCCGAGTTCGATTATGCAGGAACCCAAGCATGTATAGCCTTAAAAGAAGAAGGTTATCGAGTGATCCTGATTAACTCTAACCCGGCTACAATCATGACAGACAGTGAAATGGCCGATGCGGTTTATATCGAACCGATCACATTGGAATTTGTCAGCAAAATCATTCGTAAAGAGCGTCCAGATGCACTATTACCTACCCTGGGCGGACAGACTGGATTGAACATGGCAGTCGAGCTTGCCGAAGCAGGAATCCTTGAAGAATGCAATGTGCAAATTCTTGGAACGAAACTTTCCGCTATCCAACAAGCCGAAGACCGTGACCTTTTCCGTACCCTAATGAACGATCTTGGGGAACCAGTACCTGACAGCGACATAATTCATAATTTGGAAGAGGCTTATACATTCGTGGAACGAGTCGGTTATCCGGTCATTGTTCGTCCGGCCTTCACGCTTGGCGGAACAGGCGGTGGGATTTGTGATAACGAAGAGCAACTGATCGAGATTGTTGAGGGTGGCCTGAAAAGCAGTCCGGTTCACCAATGTCTGCTTGAGAAGAGCATTGCCGGTTGCAAAGAAGTGGAATATGAAGTGATGCGTGATTCCAATGATAATGCAATTGTCGTTTGTAATATGGAAAACTTCGACCCTGTAGGTGTCCATACAGGCGATTCAATAGTTGCCGCACCAAGCCAAACATTAAGTGACAGAGAGTATCAAATGCTTAGAAATACGTCTTTAAAAATTATCCGTGCCTTGAAAATTGAAGGTGGGTGCAATGTTCAGCTTGCGCTTGATCCGAACAGCTATCAATATTATGTCATTGAAGTGAACCCTAGGGTCAGCCGTTCGTCAGCACTAGCTTCAAAAGCAACAGGATATCCAATTGCGAAGCTAGCAGCAAAGATAGCAGTCGGTTTAACGCTTGATGAAATGATGAACCCCGTCACAGGCAAAACCTATGCGAGCTTCGAACCGGCACTAGACTATGTAGTTACGAAGATTCCGCGTTGGCCTTTCGATAAGTTCGAGAGCGCAAATCGCAGGCTTGGGACACAAATGAAAGCGACCGGAGAAGTTATGGCAATCGGCCGTACATTCGAAGAATCCATCTTAAAAGCTGTACGTTCCCTTGAAGCAGGTATATACCATCTTGAATTGAATGACGAGTTTGAGGATGGAAAAATAGAGAAGCGGATCCGAAAAGCGGGAGATGAACGGTTATTCTATATCGGCGAAGCATTAAGAAGGGGGAAAACGATCGAAACCATTCACGAATGGAGCCAGATCGATTTATTCTTCTTGCACAAGTTGAAAAAGATAATCGACTTTGAGAAGGAGCTTCAAGAACATTCTTTTGATCGTGAAGTTCTGCAAAAGGCTAAAGAACTAGGGTTTTCTGATAAAACGATCGCAGAAATTTGGGAAGTTCCCGAAATTGACGTCTATGAGTACCGGAAACAACAAGGGATCATCCCTGTTTACAAAATGGTCGATACATGTGCTGCGGAATTCGAATCGGAAACACCGTATTTTTATGGGACATACGAAGATGAAAATGAATCCATCGTTACTGAAAAGAAAAGTGTCATTGTCCTGGGGTCTGGCCCAATTCGTATAGGACAAGGTGTAGAGTTTGATTATGCGACAGTACATTCAGTATGGGCCATCAAAGAAGCGGGGTATGAAGCGATCATCATCAACAACAATCCCGAAACAGTTTCGACGGATTTCAGTATCTCCGACAAACTTTACTTCGAACCATTGACTCTTGAAGATGTCATGCATGTCATCGATTTGGAAAAACCAGAAGGGGTCATTGTCCAGTTTGGTGGACAGACGGCGATTAACCTTGCAGATGGTCTTGTTGAAAGAGGAGTGAAGATCCTTGGTACTTCACTTGAAGACCTGGATAGGGCGGAAAACCGTAATAAGTTCGAAAAGGCCCTTAAGGATTTAGACATTCCGCAGCCGAAGGGTAAAACCGCAACATCGGTTGATGAAGCGATCGTCATTGCTGAAGACATTGGTTACCCGGTATTAGTAAGGCCTTCGTATGTACTCGGGGGAAGAGCGATGGAAATCGTCTATAAACAAGAGGAATTACTGCATTACATGAAAAATGCTGTGAAGATAAATCCAGATCATCCTGTCCTGATAGATCGCTACTTAACAGGTAAGGAAGTCGAAGTCGATGGAATTTCCGATGGAGAAACGGTCATAATCCCAGGAATAATGGAGCATATCGAACGTGCCGGCGTCCATTCCGGTGATTCGATTGCAGTCTATCCGCCTCAAAATCTAACGGAAAAACAAAAAGAGGTAATCATAGACTATACGACAAGATTGGCAAAAGGCTTGAATATAATTGGTCTCTTGAACATTCAATATGTCATCAGCAATGAAGAAGTGTATGTCATTGAAGTAAATCCACGTTCGAGCCGAACCGTTCCATTCTTAAGTAAAATTACGAATGTGCCGATGGCTAACTTAGCCACCAAGGTCATCCTGGGCCACTCACTTAAAAGCCAGGGGTATGAATCCGGATTAGTGCCAGAACAAACTGGGGTCTATGTAAAAGTTCCGGTCTTCTCTTTTGCAAAATTAAGAGGTGTGGACATTTCACTCGGACCTGAAATGAAATCGACTGGTGAAGTAATGGGAAAAGATAGCACACTTGAAAAGGCTTTATATAAAGGGCTGGTCGCTTCCGGCTTCAAGATTGAGGGGCATGGTTCGGTATTATTGACGATATCTGATAAAGATAAGCAAGAAGCGCTTCTTTTAGCAAAACGCTTCCATAATATCGGTTTCAAGCTGATAGCCACCAGCGGAACTGCTGCCTTATTGGAGCAATCCGGAATACCGACTGCGATTGTTGGTAAAATTGGCGAAGTAGGCACAAACCTCTTGGATGTTATCCGAAACGGGGAAGCACAATTCGTCATAAACACTTTGACCAAAGGGAAGCAGCCGGAACGCGATGGTTTTAGAATCCGACGTGAATCGGTTGAGAATGGAGTGACATGCCTTACATCCCTCGATACGGCAGAAGCCATTTTAAGAGTGATAGAATCCATGACCTTCTCGGCAGAGGCAATGGGAAAAACGGAAAAAAGTCGTGAGGTGAGCCATATATGA